A stretch of Candidatus Acidiferrales bacterium DNA encodes these proteins:
- a CDS encoding CRTAC1 family protein, whose amino-acid sequence MIAGGLLGVPPICSGQTKAADPPHPIAYFIDVAEKAGLVAIHIFGGKDTKKYIIETTGSGVAIFDYDRDGWPDIFLVNGTTLEGFPPGQEPTNRLYRNNHDGTFTDVTARAGLASSGWGQGVCAGDYDNDGWDDFYVTYYGKNRLFHNNGNSTFTEVGEKAGVAGTGKAWGSGCAFVDYDRDGWLDLIVANYVDFEVASAPAPGEGRFCQWKGIPVMCGPRGLKPAGNLLYHNKGNGTFEDVTVKAHIDRASGYYALGVSTADFDNDGWTDIYVACDSTPSILYHNNKDGTFTDIAVLAGAAFNEDGREQAGMGATVADFDGDGHLDIFRTNFSDDTSTLYRNNGDGTFSDVTFPAGMGLNTKYLGWGTMFLDFDNDTWPDLLLVNGHVYPEVDIHQLGSSYREPRLLYRNNGNGTFADVSTIAGPGISMRTSARGLAVGDLWNDGRLSALVSNMHDRPSLLVNQAPSKNHWIGIKTIGTKSNRNGIGARITLKVGRRTLVDEVRSGSSYFSQSDMRVHFGLGQAAKIEELEIRWPSGLIERFDDLPVNAIAVLEEGSGKPPRLAKENKTKAGLNEGLSGFGKN is encoded by the coding sequence ATGATCGCCGGTGGGTTGCTCGGGGTGCCCCCCATCTGCTCCGGTCAGACGAAAGCCGCCGACCCGCCTCATCCCATCGCCTATTTCATCGATGTTGCTGAGAAAGCGGGTCTGGTCGCAATCCATATCTTTGGCGGGAAGGACACAAAGAAATACATCATTGAGACCACCGGCAGTGGCGTCGCCATCTTTGACTACGACCGGGACGGCTGGCCGGACATTTTCCTCGTAAACGGCACCACACTCGAAGGCTTCCCGCCGGGCCAGGAGCCCACCAACCGCCTCTACCGCAACAACCACGACGGTACTTTCACCGATGTCACGGCGCGAGCGGGCCTGGCAAGCTCGGGTTGGGGCCAGGGGGTGTGCGCCGGAGACTATGACAACGACGGTTGGGACGATTTCTACGTGACCTATTACGGCAAGAATCGCCTCTTCCATAACAACGGAAACAGTACATTCACTGAAGTGGGCGAAAAGGCGGGTGTGGCCGGAACTGGCAAGGCGTGGGGATCAGGCTGCGCCTTTGTGGACTATGACCGCGACGGCTGGCTCGACCTGATCGTGGCCAACTATGTGGACTTCGAGGTGGCTTCCGCCCCTGCTCCGGGAGAAGGGCGCTTCTGCCAGTGGAAAGGGATCCCGGTGATGTGCGGCCCGCGGGGCTTGAAGCCTGCCGGGAATCTCCTTTATCACAACAAGGGCAACGGCACATTTGAGGACGTCACCGTGAAGGCGCACATCGACCGCGCTTCCGGCTATTACGCGCTCGGTGTCTCGACGGCTGACTTCGACAATGACGGCTGGACGGATATCTATGTCGCCTGCGACAGTACCCCGAGCATCCTCTATCACAACAACAAGGACGGTACGTTCACCGATATTGCTGTGCTGGCCGGAGCTGCTTTCAACGAGGACGGTCGCGAGCAAGCCGGAATGGGCGCGACCGTTGCCGATTTTGACGGCGATGGCCACCTGGACATCTTCAGAACCAACTTCTCGGATGACACCTCTACCCTTTATCGCAACAACGGCGACGGGACCTTTTCTGACGTCACCTTCCCAGCGGGCATGGGTTTGAACACGAAGTACCTCGGATGGGGAACGATGTTCCTGGATTTCGACAACGACACATGGCCTGACCTGTTGCTCGTCAATGGCCACGTCTATCCCGAGGTGGACATCCACCAGCTCGGCAGCAGCTACCGCGAGCCCCGCCTCCTCTACCGCAACAACGGCAACGGGACATTCGCCGACGTCTCGACCATCGCCGGTCCGGGAATTTCCATGCGGACTTCAGCGCGAGGCCTGGCTGTCGGGGATTTGTGGAACGACGGGCGTCTCTCTGCCTTGGTCAGCAATATGCACGACCGGCCCAGCTTGCTCGTCAATCAAGCCCCCTCCAAGAACCACTGGATCGGGATCAAGACCATCGGAACGAAGTCGAACCGCAACGGCATCGGCGCCCGCATCACGCTCAAGGTCGGCAGGCGCACTCTCGTGGATGAGGTCCGCAGCGGTTCCAGCTACTTCTCTCAAAGCGACATGCGCGTCCACTTCGGACTCGGCCAGGCTGCCAAAATCGAGGAACTGGAAATTCGCTGGCCGAGCGGCCTCATCGAGAGATTCGACGACCTGCCCGTCAACGCGATCGCCGTGCTCGAAGAGGGTTCGGGAAAGCCACCGAGGTTGGCGAAAGAAAACAAGACTAAAGCTGGTTTGAACGAAGGGTTGAGCGGGTTTGGGAAAAACTGA
- a CDS encoding tetratricopeptide repeat protein, protein MFSFESPSAKAAGVVANVFALFFSIFLMILPGQAEQADSADVQAIYRRGYVALQQRNLKAALAAFEQVVKLSPRSPEGHNSLGFVLLQLGKAERAEAHLRRAITLQPDFYQAHSNLAQTLASQGKLDQAITEFRKARELAPNDAEAHRLLGLALIAAGDLEGAITELRSAAQLAPDRAEIHDEVGNALAQNLRWEDAARHFREAIRLQPDFAEAHFHLGVVHWRRGDLEAAVAELETALRLRPDHADSNYYLGRVYEQKGDRAEAIRYLQAAAKLNPDSAELQNRLGLLLQHSGEVEAAIGAFRQALKLNPDDPEVHNNLGLALVQHGDADAGIEEFRAALGLNPKDPGFRNNLGIALMQKADFDSAIAEYRAAIELAPQNAELHYNLGLALKFKDRLEEAIAEFQKARELDPDLADIHYSLGVTFWQKGEFAQAADELRAALRAKPDYAEAHYTLGTVLKQMGNPEEAASALREAIRLQPDFAGAHTTLASVLRQLGDTAGAAAEMRQAAEITQSKTNRQSATFATNFGAKLLSGGDIEGAIAQFESALKLAPDYAPAHFQLGLALRRKGDHERARAEFQKATALDPRLKPPSE, encoded by the coding sequence ATGTTTTCCTTCGAAAGCCCATCGGCAAAGGCTGCGGGAGTGGTAGCCAACGTTTTCGCCTTGTTCTTCTCGATTTTCCTGATGATCCTTCCCGGGCAGGCGGAGCAGGCAGATTCTGCCGATGTTCAAGCGATCTATCGTCGGGGTTACGTTGCGCTTCAGCAACGCAACCTGAAAGCGGCGCTGGCCGCCTTCGAACAGGTGGTCAAGCTCAGCCCCCGGAGTCCTGAAGGACACAACTCGCTCGGCTTTGTGCTCCTGCAACTGGGAAAGGCGGAGCGCGCCGAAGCCCATCTTCGCCGGGCCATCACCCTGCAGCCGGACTTCTACCAGGCGCACTCGAATCTCGCTCAGACGCTGGCCAGCCAAGGGAAGCTTGATCAGGCAATCACGGAATTTCGCAAAGCCCGGGAGCTTGCCCCAAACGATGCCGAGGCCCATCGCCTGCTGGGCCTGGCGTTGATCGCCGCCGGAGATCTGGAGGGGGCCATCACCGAGCTTCGCTCCGCCGCTCAACTTGCGCCGGACCGGGCTGAGATTCACGACGAGGTGGGCAACGCGCTCGCGCAAAACCTTCGGTGGGAAGACGCTGCCCGCCATTTCCGGGAAGCCATACGATTACAACCTGACTTTGCTGAAGCGCACTTCCACCTGGGCGTGGTGCATTGGCGACGGGGTGACCTGGAGGCTGCCGTCGCTGAACTCGAAACCGCTCTCCGGCTTCGCCCCGATCACGCCGACTCAAACTACTACCTCGGGCGAGTGTATGAACAGAAGGGAGACCGCGCAGAGGCTATTCGGTACTTGCAAGCGGCTGCCAAGCTGAACCCAGATTCGGCGGAGTTACAGAATCGTCTCGGCTTGCTCCTGCAGCATTCCGGAGAGGTGGAGGCGGCGATCGGGGCGTTCCGGCAAGCGCTGAAGTTAAACCCGGACGACCCCGAGGTGCATAACAACCTCGGGCTGGCACTGGTGCAACACGGTGACGCGGACGCCGGTATAGAAGAGTTCCGGGCCGCGCTGGGTCTGAACCCCAAGGACCCCGGCTTTCGCAACAACCTCGGCATTGCCCTGATGCAGAAAGCTGATTTCGACTCCGCCATCGCCGAATATCGAGCTGCCATCGAGCTTGCCCCGCAAAACGCCGAACTTCACTACAACCTCGGCCTTGCCCTGAAGTTCAAAGACCGTCTCGAGGAAGCCATCGCCGAGTTTCAAAAGGCCCGGGAGCTTGACCCCGATCTGGCTGATATCCACTACTCTCTCGGCGTGACGTTCTGGCAGAAGGGCGAGTTTGCCCAGGCCGCTGACGAGCTGCGGGCAGCACTTCGGGCAAAGCCTGACTACGCGGAGGCTCACTACACTCTGGGCACGGTCCTGAAACAGATGGGGAACCCGGAGGAAGCCGCTTCGGCCTTGCGGGAAGCCATTCGCTTGCAACCGGATTTTGCGGGGGCTCACACCACGCTCGCTTCCGTCCTCCGCCAACTGGGCGACACGGCCGGCGCGGCGGCCGAAATGCGCCAGGCTGCGGAAATCACCCAGTCCAAAACCAATCGGCAAAGCGCCACCTTTGCCACAAACTTTGGCGCCAAGCTTTTGAGCGGCGGCGATATCGAAGGCGCCATCGCACAATTTGAATCCGCCCTCAAGCTTGCTCCTGATTACGCTCCCGCCCATTTTCAGCTCGGCCTGGCTCTTCGCCGGAAGGGAGACCACGAACGGGCCAGGGCGGAGTTTCAGAAGGCTACCGCACTCGATCCCCGGCTCAAGCCGCCGAGCGAATGA
- a CDS encoding substrate-binding domain-containing protein, with product MNIGGKVSYMTLIMACALLSGCAQNPHQKDRFVAVAMNINLPYWQEAQAGFKDAARQLGVKVEFVGTPDFNPPEQKRLFDMVVASRPSGILVSPSDANLLKPSINAAIQQGIPVLCFDSDSPESQRLLFVGTNNYEAGRRGAQLLGKLLAGKGSIAFLTISGQYNLEERLRGYQDGLKAYPGIKSVATIDDKGDPGLANDLVTKTWAEHPDLKAFVSVESTGGRSAAEVAYRLNRLAQITILAFDKDEETLYWIGQGGISATIAQKPYTMTFYGLKFLDDLHHNFLREFKDWRAAPVSPLPAVLDTGIAVIDRSNLEAFQKALRRAPQP from the coding sequence ATGAACATCGGTGGAAAAGTGAGCTACATGACACTGATCATGGCCTGCGCGCTTCTGTCGGGTTGCGCGCAGAACCCCCACCAGAAGGACCGCTTTGTGGCGGTGGCCATGAACATCAATCTGCCATATTGGCAGGAAGCGCAGGCTGGCTTCAAGGACGCTGCGCGGCAACTGGGAGTGAAAGTGGAATTTGTGGGCACGCCGGATTTCAACCCGCCCGAGCAGAAGCGCTTATTTGACATGGTGGTGGCCAGCCGACCGAGCGGGATTCTCGTGTCCCCGTCAGACGCAAACCTGCTCAAGCCAAGCATCAATGCGGCGATCCAACAGGGCATCCCCGTCCTGTGCTTTGACTCAGACTCGCCGGAGAGCCAGCGCTTGCTGTTCGTCGGCACGAACAACTACGAAGCGGGCCGCCGCGGGGCTCAGCTACTGGGCAAGCTTCTGGCCGGCAAAGGCTCGATCGCCTTTCTCACGATCTCTGGACAGTACAATCTGGAGGAACGCCTTCGCGGTTACCAGGATGGGTTGAAAGCCTATCCTGGAATCAAAAGCGTGGCGACCATTGACGACAAGGGCGATCCGGGGCTTGCCAACGATCTGGTCACAAAGACTTGGGCCGAGCATCCCGATTTGAAAGCTTTTGTTTCAGTGGAGTCAACGGGCGGTCGCAGTGCTGCGGAAGTTGCCTATCGCCTCAACCGGCTCGCTCAAATCACCATCTTGGCCTTTGACAAGGACGAGGAGACCCTTTACTGGATCGGCCAGGGCGGGATTTCGGCCACGATCGCCCAGAAACCCTACACGATGACCTTCTACGGCCTGAAATTCCTGGACGACCTTCATCACAATTTCCTGCGCGAGTTCAAGGACTGGCGGGCCGCGCCCGTCTCGCCTCTGCCGGCAGTGCTGGACACGGGGATCGCGGTCATCGACCGGAGCAATCTGGAAGCCTTTCAAAAAGCCTTGCGACGAGCGCCTCAACCGTAA
- a CDS encoding ABC transporter substrate-binding protein, producing MDLALAEIRIGLFIPTEGPREQEGQGILRGAQQAIQEANERGGYRGKPFTLVVRSDSQPWGRATTDLVKMIYEEAVVAIMTSSDRGASHLAEQVATKAQVPVLTFSNDPSLTQTNIPWIYRFAGDDSAQVKILAQYLFERRRLRNVFVLAVSPANNPAIGGTVAALKRLASVAGASVYLLPAMSGEAGDWEDVVSAVSRARPEAIVLWASAARSATMLRRLRHAKVSGELVVVTQDDPTILLENKDGFAEGVTMLWKAVPHSDTVSQGRSGHLGATADMGGRTAYDAVRVLLAGIDKAGPNRARLRDELARIHFKGLTGDISFDSLGNRLDTSCLGVISSGRFNPIMMPSGKPSP from the coding sequence ATGGATCTTGCCCTGGCGGAGATCCGTATTGGCCTGTTCATCCCCACGGAGGGTCCGCGCGAGCAGGAAGGACAGGGCATCTTGCGGGGCGCGCAACAGGCCATTCAGGAAGCCAACGAGCGTGGCGGATATCGGGGAAAACCTTTCACTCTCGTTGTTCGTTCCGACTCGCAGCCCTGGGGACGCGCCACCACCGATCTGGTGAAAATGATCTACGAAGAAGCGGTCGTCGCCATCATGACTTCCTCCGACCGCGGGGCATCCCATTTGGCCGAGCAAGTCGCCACCAAAGCCCAGGTGCCCGTGCTGACCTTTTCGAACGACCCGAGCCTGACCCAGACGAATATTCCCTGGATTTATCGTTTTGCTGGCGATGACTCGGCTCAGGTCAAGATCCTTGCTCAGTACCTTTTCGAACGCCGCCGACTGCGAAACGTTTTCGTGCTGGCCGTCTCACCCGCAAACAATCCCGCCATTGGCGGGACTGTGGCGGCGCTAAAAAGGCTGGCTTCCGTGGCCGGGGCCAGTGTCTATTTGCTGCCGGCAATGAGTGGTGAAGCAGGAGACTGGGAGGACGTCGTCTCTGCCGTGAGTCGCGCCCGTCCGGAGGCCATCGTCCTATGGGCTTCCGCAGCTAGGTCGGCAACCATGTTGCGGCGGCTGCGGCACGCAAAGGTTTCCGGTGAGCTCGTCGTCGTGACGCAAGACGATCCGACCATTCTGCTGGAAAACAAGGACGGATTTGCTGAGGGAGTGACGATGTTATGGAAAGCCGTTCCCCACTCGGATACTGTTTCGCAAGGTCGCTCCGGGCATCTCGGCGCAACAGCAGATATGGGTGGGCGAACCGCTTACGACGCCGTGCGCGTTCTTCTGGCTGGCATCGACAAGGCAGGCCCCAATCGCGCGCGCCTTCGCGACGAACTGGCCCGCATCCACTTCAAGGGGCTCACCGGCGACATTTCTTTCGACTCGCTTGGCAATCGCCTCGACACGTCCTGCCTGGGGGTTATCTCTTCAGGGCGCTTCAATCCTATTATGATGCCTTCCGGGAAGCCCTCTCCCTAG
- a CDS encoding ABC transporter substrate-binding protein — protein sequence MPEEAVPYRRFVQPYERFFLTSLEYNGPGREYPEPENVSEVRLGFLGPILDSPDKQLGTQMLRGARMALEEANARGGGYRGKPFVLVEHNDQALWGASSNEFVKLAYDDKVWAMLGSIDGSSTHIALRVTLKSEVPIVNTGSTDPTLTETRIPWIFRCVPDDRQQSYALADVVFKRERLTRVAGLRSSDRYGRVGIAEFRDAARRLGHPLVLELLYNIGEKDFRPLLERLKAARVEGVVIWGDAREAGLILLQMRQLGLQAKVFGADRLATPELLAVAGPAAEGLIATYPYDPTRNDPVFGQFVLNFQQRFGEPPSPFAAYAYDGMNLLVSAIQKAGLNRARIRDALAALKEYDGVTGRIVFDLTHNNVAPLALATVNRGRFLFRPAPAR from the coding sequence ATGCCGGAAGAAGCCGTCCCCTATCGCCGGTTTGTCCAACCATACGAACGTTTTTTCCTCACGTCACTCGAATATAACGGCCCCGGGCGCGAATATCCCGAACCGGAGAATGTTTCGGAAGTCCGCCTCGGGTTCCTGGGCCCTATCTTGGACAGCCCCGATAAGCAACTGGGTACACAAATGCTTAGGGGAGCTCGCATGGCCCTGGAGGAGGCAAACGCTCGGGGCGGCGGCTACCGCGGCAAGCCTTTTGTGCTCGTCGAGCACAACGATCAAGCCCTCTGGGGTGCTTCCAGCAACGAATTTGTCAAGCTTGCTTACGACGACAAGGTCTGGGCGATGCTGGGCTCGATTGACGGCAGCAGCACCCACATCGCCTTGCGGGTGACGCTCAAGAGCGAAGTCCCCATCGTCAACACCGGCTCGACGGATCCAACGTTGACGGAGACGCGCATCCCCTGGATTTTTCGATGTGTACCGGACGACCGTCAGCAGAGCTATGCCCTGGCCGATGTCGTCTTCAAGCGTGAGCGACTAACGCGAGTGGCTGGTCTCCGGTCAAGCGACCGCTATGGTCGCGTCGGCATCGCAGAGTTTCGTGACGCAGCACGGCGGCTCGGCCACCCTCTTGTCCTCGAACTGCTCTATAACATTGGTGAAAAAGACTTCAGGCCGTTGCTCGAGCGACTCAAGGCCGCCCGCGTCGAAGGCGTCGTCATCTGGGGGGATGCGCGCGAAGCAGGGCTCATCTTGCTTCAGATGCGCCAACTCGGCCTGCAGGCTAAGGTCTTCGGCGCCGACCGGTTGGCGACACCAGAGTTGCTCGCTGTGGCAGGGCCAGCGGCTGAGGGGCTCATCGCTACTTACCCCTATGACCCGACGCGCAACGACCCGGTATTTGGTCAATTCGTTCTCAATTTTCAGCAGCGATTCGGCGAGCCGCCCAGCCCTTTCGCAGCCTACGCTTATGACGGCATGAATTTATTGGTATCGGCGATCCAAAAGGCCGGGCTCAACCGCGCTCGCATTCGTGATGCCCTGGCCGCTCTAAAAGAGTACGACGGGGTCACGGGGAGGATTGTCTTCGATCTCACCCACAACAATGTTGCCCCGCTCGCGTTGGCTACGGTCAACCGCGGACGATTCCTCTTCCGTCCCGCGCCCGCGCGGTAA
- the aroF gene encoding 3-deoxy-7-phosphoheptulonate synthase, which yields MGHEGGNLRTAAGKLFSIVSRATCSEYGDAGSTKVVEAGGVRFGNDRPVIIAGPCAVESRAQMLEVARAVKQCGADMLRGGAFKPRTSPYEFQGLGKEGLEILAEARAETGLPVVTEVMDVRLVELVSQYADMLQIGSRNMQCYPLLVEVGRSGMPVLLKRGMAASLLEWLGAAEYVAKEGNRDILLCERGIRTSAGGEYSRFTLDLNVIAAVRALTYLPVIVDPSHATGDPGMVPPASRAAIEFGAHGLIIEVIGENTDRASVRCDGFQGIRPSVLQQLIRAIRQRSGQGEQALSRPA from the coding sequence ATGGGGCATGAAGGAGGGAATCTCCGGACCGCGGCGGGAAAACTGTTCTCGATCGTCAGTCGTGCCACCTGTTCCGAATACGGTGACGCCGGATCCACCAAGGTGGTCGAGGCCGGCGGGGTACGCTTTGGGAATGACCGCCCTGTCATCATCGCCGGCCCTTGCGCCGTTGAGAGTCGTGCCCAGATGCTAGAGGTGGCGCGAGCGGTGAAACAGTGTGGGGCAGACATGTTGCGCGGCGGGGCCTTCAAGCCGCGGACTTCGCCGTATGAGTTTCAGGGATTGGGCAAGGAAGGATTGGAGATTTTGGCGGAAGCTCGCGCGGAGACGGGCTTGCCGGTGGTCACCGAAGTGATGGACGTGCGGCTGGTGGAGCTGGTGAGCCAGTACGCCGATATGCTGCAGATTGGGTCGCGCAATATGCAGTGCTATCCGCTCTTGGTCGAGGTCGGCAGAAGCGGCATGCCGGTCTTGCTCAAACGGGGCATGGCGGCAAGCCTGCTGGAGTGGTTGGGGGCTGCTGAGTACGTGGCCAAGGAAGGCAATAGAGATATCCTGCTGTGTGAGCGTGGTATCAGAACTTCTGCCGGTGGCGAATATTCTCGTTTCACACTGGATTTGAACGTGATCGCAGCGGTGCGAGCTTTGACGTACCTTCCGGTTATTGTGGATCCTAGCCATGCGACGGGCGACCCCGGGATGGTGCCGCCGGCGAGTCGCGCCGCGATCGAATTTGGCGCGCACGGGCTGATCATCGAAGTCATCGGTGAAAACACCGATCGGGCAAGCGTCCGCTGTGACGGTTTTCAGGGCATTCGTCCTTCCGTTTTGCAGCAGTTGATCCGGGCCATCCGGCAGCGGTCGGGCCAGGGGGAACAAGCTCTGAGCCGGCCAGCTTGA
- a CDS encoding RidA family protein, translating into MKTQEGVVEEKNVQGVGSGKRPILKKAMRAPEALNEAYNYPRPSSFSRGIRLDIRGITLLFISGTASVDDRGESVHVGDFRAQTWRTFHNITALLASEGASWKDVVRTTCYLNDMKNYADFNGIRTQFYREQGLDPLPASTGVQATLCRPELLVEIEAIAVFETEGQKSG; encoded by the coding sequence GTGAAGACACAAGAAGGAGTCGTTGAGGAGAAAAACGTGCAGGGGGTCGGGAGCGGTAAGCGCCCGATCCTCAAGAAGGCGATGCGGGCACCTGAGGCACTCAATGAAGCCTATAACTATCCCCGGCCTTCCTCTTTTTCGCGTGGCATTCGCCTGGACATCCGCGGGATCACGCTTCTTTTTATTTCGGGAACCGCCAGCGTGGATGACCGGGGTGAATCCGTCCATGTCGGAGACTTTCGGGCACAGACATGGCGGACATTTCACAACATCACGGCCTTGCTGGCCTCGGAAGGCGCTAGCTGGAAGGACGTGGTACGCACCACTTGCTATTTGAACGACATGAAGAACTATGCGGACTTCAACGGGATTCGTACCCAGTTCTATCGCGAGCAAGGACTGGACCCACTCCCAGCCAGCACCGGAGTGCAAGCCACTTTGTGTCGGCCAGAGTTACTCGTGGAGATTGAGGCCATCGCCGTCTTCGAGACCGAGGGCCAGAAAAGCGGTTGA
- a CDS encoding two-component regulator propeller domain-containing protein, translating to MGDGLPDNKVFAICVEDDRVWVGTENGLGLYEKGAWRIYRPADGLAHRVVMSLAVDRKTGDLWVATLGGLNRFSAGRFDTFTQLNSGLSNDVVYAVAIQDEFVWAATAAGLSRLNTRTGEWALFNERNTPMHEIWCYNLAVNDGKVYVAVWGGGVLEYDVATGRWKDYRDPDGEMEIVLFRDSGLIHDVVASVSYENKILWAATYFGVSRYDGRHWQGFLEKDSGLASNFVNFIKARGDAVWMCTDKGLNYFDGKTWITYRRKAEGSEGEVKILTTANTTSLTTPSGPANNYILAIDFQGDDIWVGTAKGLSRGIRTREEKLGEDTRRSR from the coding sequence GTGGGTGACGGGCTGCCGGATAACAAGGTGTTTGCGATTTGCGTGGAGGATGATCGGGTATGGGTGGGAACGGAAAACGGACTGGGTCTCTACGAAAAAGGCGCCTGGAGGATTTACAGGCCTGCCGACGGGTTGGCCCACCGCGTCGTCATGTCGCTCGCAGTGGACCGCAAGACGGGGGACCTGTGGGTTGCAACCCTGGGCGGCCTGAACCGTTTTTCGGCAGGGCGCTTCGATACTTTCACGCAGTTGAACAGCGGCCTATCGAACGACGTCGTTTACGCCGTCGCGATTCAGGATGAATTCGTGTGGGCCGCCACGGCCGCTGGCCTCAGCCGGCTAAATACGCGCACGGGGGAGTGGGCACTTTTCAACGAGCGGAACACGCCCATGCATGAAATCTGGTGTTACAACCTCGCTGTCAATGACGGCAAGGTGTACGTTGCCGTTTGGGGCGGCGGCGTGCTCGAGTATGACGTGGCGACCGGGCGCTGGAAGGACTACCGCGACCCGGACGGAGAAATGGAAATTGTGCTGTTTCGCGATAGCGGTCTGATCCACGACGTGGTTGCCAGCGTCAGCTACGAGAACAAGATCCTTTGGGCAGCTACCTACTTTGGCGTCAGCCGCTACGACGGCCGGCACTGGCAGGGCTTTCTCGAAAAAGACAGCGGCTTGGCCAGCAATTTTGTGAACTTCATCAAAGCCCGCGGAGATGCAGTGTGGATGTGCACCGACAAAGGCTTGAACTATTTCGACGGGAAGACGTGGATTACCTACCGCCGGAAGGCGGAGGGGTCGGAGGGCGAAGTGAAAATTCTCACCACCGCCAACACGACCTCTCTCACTACCCCTTCCGGCCCGGCCAACAACTATATACTCGCTATCGATTTTCAAGGCGACGACATCTGGGTAGGAACGGCCAAAGGCCTCAGTCGTGGAATTCGAACTCGGGAGGAAAAACTTGGTGAAGACACAAGAAGGAGTCGTTGA